The Hippoglossus stenolepis isolate QCI-W04-F060 chromosome 12, HSTE1.2, whole genome shotgun sequence genome segment GGTGTTATTAAAACTTAGCAAATCTTAACTGTAAACAGTAATTGACTTGTCATTTTACAACATGGGAATAGGTTTTATAGTTTTGGGACATCACTTCTGGTTACAGCATTTTAACCAACAGCTTAATCGATACTACTCAAGAATTTGGCTTAGACCAAATCCACAATCTGTTAGTTAATACAAAATGCAGTTAATGCAGCTGTTCATTTACAGCCTCATTTTTGAGGAACAACTTTGCTGCCTAATATCTTCCATAATGATTCCATAAAGCTGCCCCCttaaaatatatgatatttCATCAAAATAGTGTATGTAGGGTTTAAGGGCCTTGTAAGTAATTTCTTCTCATTAACCTAAGTTGTATCAGTCATGAACTGGTTAGTTGACTGACAGGAAATCCATCAACTCAAATAAAATTAATCTATGGACCGAAAAATCGTAAattacacagcagcacaaatgcAATGACACTTGTTGATCTTTTTGGTTTCCAACGACCCTGAGGTTTTGGAGACGTGTGCACACATGTGGATGAGAGCATCACTCCTGCTCATACACCCGCTGAGGGTTTCATTCATCAGATGCATGGTGCTGCTGCACTTTATCCACACCCGTCACTCCTTCCTTACATTCAGTCACTGTTGGGGGCCgcagcagctgctgcctggAGCCTGGTCGTCCTTCTTCAGCATGGTGGGCCTCACCACGTCCACATCCCGCTGCAGGTGATTCAGGACGCCCGGGAGGATGTCGGGCGCCGCGTAGAAGTCGAGCAGAAAGTATGATCCTCGGCTGTGCCTCTCGTTGTGTTTGGTGATCTTGTAGGGCAGCAGTCTCTCTCCCAGGTTCTCCAGGCTCCTCACCACTGCGCCCCGCTCCATCAGACTCTCCACGGTCCGCCGCAGAGCCGCCGCCGTCTCCGGCCGCTGCATCGCCTTCAGGATCAGGGCCAGCTCGTAGCGAGGCATGGCTCCGGAGAAGAAGTCCCTCAAATCACACGTGTTTATCTCTGCCGGCTCTGGAGCTCTGTCATCGCCTTGTTATTCCTCTGAGAAGACGACAATGTTGAGACATGAGGGACAACGAAGGTCTTTGGTGATGACGTATAAATCATGCGCCGCACGGCAGGGCTCCACTCCTCTGGCTAGGAGAGAACATTACGTGCTGATGATTCAGTTTTCTGTTCAACCTAAAGCTAAAGATGTGCAATTTACAACAATGGATGATATTTGTACCTGCAACGAATGTTTGAAACTCGTGTTCAGTGTTGAACCTCATGAATGTGCATTCagtaaaacagaaatacaaacatcaGAATATGTAATGTTCTCTGAATGTATccactttgttttgattttcacaATTGAGTATAAAATAACAACTTGTTTTTTGACAGCTTTAATCTCAAGTAAAATTAGATTTGGTCTCATAATGGATGACAGCaattgtatataataataattgtataaaACTCACCAAGTTTTTTGTGCACAATCGTCATTTTTTAAAGAGCCACCCCAAGATTCAGTATATTTTTGAAAGAATATTCACTTTTTTCAGATTATTTGAAACTgataaaaactggaaaagcCCAACACCAAATATATTTGTCAGCAGTATCGCTTAATTAGTCCCCAGGCAGAaggtatatttattttcatttttaatgaattttaccTTTGAATTGTCTCACCTATTTTGGGTTTGTGCAcgtgtatatattttattatttatatatattatatttatattatattcttaTAAATTGtaatcattttattatcttCAATTTATTTCgtttcagttatttatcttttattatgttttattcaagctTTCCAATGTGCATTGTATGTTAGATGGTGTTTATATGATTCCTACGCCATGTTagtaaatgtttctttttcaataaaaaaaagaatctcaATATACCTCCCAATAAAATATTCTAAAAAGGAGGATTGTTACATAAGATGTGTCGTTAAACCAGTACAACTTTAAATATACGTATTATGATCCTGTAGTGATTTAATAAACCAACACGTGTAAAACGTCGTTTGTTCCCATTAAAGTAGAGGTCTCACTCTGACTGGTTTTCCTGACGCCACTGGACAGAAATAATGTCCACTGCAGAGCTTACCATTACAAACCATTACATTCTTATCGATCGAGGTTCGTGTTTATTCTggatcatttatatttaatttctttatcgGTCGACTTTCGGTTAAATTAACACATGAATCCTCTTCAGAAACTGTGCGATGTCCCTCAGAGGAGTGAACCATCTCAAGTCTCGAAGAGTGTGTCTACGTCATCATTATGCACCGGAGCTGCGctcacttccttccttccttccagaAGGAGCGTGGTAAAGATGGCGGAGAAGAGTTCTGTACCGAGTGATCTCTACAAGTGCGTTTATTCctttctgcaggaaaacaagTTCACCAGGGCGGCGCAGCAGTTCCTGAAGCAGACTCAAGTGGTAAGCGGCCCTCGTTGTGCGGTTCGCAGACGCGTGCGCGCGCCGTCTCCTCCGCAGTTGTCGCGAGGAGAAGTAGTCCAGACATGTCGCACGAGGAGGCTGCAGATACAGATGGAGTCAGCACGTGGAGGCTCTCTCACCTGCACGTTTCGTGTCAGCTGCCTCTTGTTGTCTATCATCGGCTGATTAATGTTTCAGATAATCAATAATGAAGATCAATGTGCTCtgctctgcaggaaaaacacacggTACAAAGTGTCCTAGTTAAATACTCCACGTGTTTTCTCCACAGACTCCACAAGACGAAAATGAAGAAAACCTCCTCAACATCTACAACTTCTGGGTGAAGTGAgttgtggtttttctttttcaacgttttttctttattttcttgagGTTCTTCAAACGATATTAACGATCATCCCAAATGTCCAGACTATTGCAACCAGAATATGTCCAAGGAAACACACGCcattgagccattttgccaaaCCGATTTCAAATtactgttaaaagtttttttttgtagtttttccttactcttgttgagggttaagggcagaggatgtcaaaccttgttaaagccctatgagacaaattgtgatttgattgattgattactCCAGAATATGTAAATTTGAACCACTTTtgaattttctgcaaagttttaTGAGTTAAGCATAATTGggccctcaaaaagccaattcatttgcctgaaaaattataattacaaattcAATAGGGCCTCCGCACTGTAGGTGCTTGGGCCCTAACTAGATACAATAATCAATAGATACAGTCCCACTACAGGGATATTTGCCATGTTGCAGCAGCAAGAAGCAAGTCAAAAAATAGACATCAGTTAAGTAATGTGTAAAATTATGTTGTTTGGtttgaaaatatgaatggaatagaAAAGAtttatacagtgtaaacagaataaatacattgtTAGGATAGGTAAGATAAGATGGACCACAAATGGAGGTGGGAGGTCTTGAGGATAGGTAGACTatgaacatgttttattcatggtcCCCAGGTTCTGAAAAATGTCTTCATAATGCTGTTGAGAGTGCCACTAACTTTTGTTCTGCATCACATCTCTGATCCACTGACTGGTTGtcacatttttccatttaagCAAGATTAAGCACCGAGCTAACAAAGAGGAGAATGCAG includes the following:
- the mrps6 gene encoding 28S ribosomal protein S6, mitochondrial encodes the protein MPRYELALILKAMQRPETAAALRRTVESLMERGAVVRSLENLGERLLPYKITKHNERHSRGSYFLLDFYAAPDILPGVLNHLQRDVDVVRPTMLKKDDQAPGSSCCGPQQ